The following are from one region of the Klebsiella aerogenes genome:
- the speD gene encoding adenosylmethionine decarboxylase produces MKKLKLHGFNNLTKSLSFCIYDICYAKTADERDGYIAYIDELYNANRLTEILSETCSIIGANILNIARQDYEPQGASVTILVSEEPIDPQLIDQTEHPGPLPETVVAHLDKSHICVHTYPESHPEGGLCTFRADIEVSTCGVISPLKALNYLIHQLESDIVTIDYRVRGFTRDINGMKHFIDHEINSIQNFMSEDMKALYDMVDVNVYQENIFHTKLLLKEFDLKHYMFHTRPEDLSEEERKVITDLLWKEMREIYYARNIPAV; encoded by the coding sequence TTGAAAAAACTTAAGCTGCACGGCTTTAACAACCTGACCAAAAGCCTGAGTTTTTGTATTTACGATATCTGCTACGCCAAGACAGCCGACGAGCGCGATGGCTATATCGCCTATATCGATGAACTCTATAATGCCAACCGCCTGACGGAAATCCTCTCCGAGACCTGTTCTATCATCGGCGCTAATATTCTGAATATCGCGCGACAAGATTATGAACCCCAGGGCGCGAGCGTCACCATTCTGGTCAGCGAAGAGCCGATCGACCCGCAGCTTATCGACCAAACCGAACATCCGGGCCCGCTGCCTGAAACCGTGGTCGCCCATCTCGATAAAAGCCATATCTGCGTGCATACCTACCCGGAAAGTCACCCGGAAGGTGGGTTATGTACTTTCCGCGCGGATATTGAAGTCTCGACCTGCGGGGTCATTTCACCGCTGAAGGCGCTGAATTATCTTATCCACCAGTTGGAATCCGATATCGTGACTATCGATTACCGTGTACGCGGCTTTACCAGAGATATCAATGGAATGAAGCATTTCATCGACCATGAAATCAATTCCATTCAAAACTTCATGTCCGAGGACATGAAAGCGCTCTATGACATGGTGGACGTGAACGTCTATCAGGAAAATATCTTCCATACCAAATTGCTACTGAAAGAGTTCGATCTGAAACACTACATGTTCCACACCAGGCCGGAAGATTTAAGCGAAGAAGAGCGCAAAGTGATTACCGACTTGCTGTGGAAAGAGATGCGCGAAATTTACTACGCCCGCAATATTCCCGCAGTGTAA
- a CDS encoding LacI family DNA-binding transcriptional regulator has protein sequence MNIKELAASLGLSTATVSKALNNKSDISSHTRKKVLAAAEQLGYRPNASARHLRSGKVGVVALLLPAADGGNIHTASFFMRIARGLQASLKESGIDPVIHITTDRDGERQLLHKIIEQNRADAIILTDTRIHDERIALLNELQFPFVTMGQSLTLEGHFNWVDFHHQEMGRSCVRYALSQGAQRLAIATLGADSMHGRQFLEGCLEEMRNAHLEVDEALIFFGSVTESSGEMAARQFMQHQHHPDFIIFINDFLLMGASHYLATLPGGGLNEHAMLCAAASSDFSSRIIASPCLFTVDHEVIGRQLGDAVLRVVAEEESVDSVLLSFPANRC, from the coding sequence ATGAATATTAAAGAACTGGCGGCGTCTCTCGGTCTTTCCACGGCAACGGTGTCGAAGGCGTTAAATAATAAAAGTGATATCAGCAGCCATACCCGGAAAAAGGTTCTTGCTGCGGCTGAGCAACTGGGCTACCGGCCAAATGCTTCCGCACGGCATCTGCGCAGCGGTAAGGTCGGGGTTGTCGCCTTGTTGTTGCCCGCGGCTGACGGCGGCAACATCCACACGGCGTCCTTCTTTATGCGTATCGCCAGAGGGCTGCAGGCTAGCCTGAAAGAGAGCGGGATCGATCCGGTTATCCATATCACCACCGACCGTGACGGCGAGCGCCAGCTACTGCACAAGATAATTGAGCAAAATCGCGCTGATGCCATCATTCTGACCGATACTCGCATTCACGATGAGCGTATCGCGTTACTCAATGAATTGCAGTTTCCTTTTGTCACGATGGGGCAGAGTCTGACGTTGGAGGGGCATTTCAACTGGGTTGATTTTCATCATCAGGAAATGGGGCGCAGTTGTGTTCGCTATGCGTTAAGTCAGGGTGCGCAGCGACTGGCGATTGCCACATTAGGCGCGGATAGCATGCATGGTCGGCAGTTTCTTGAAGGCTGCCTGGAGGAAATGCGCAACGCTCATCTTGAGGTCGATGAGGCGCTCATTTTCTTCGGCTCCGTGACGGAGTCTTCGGGTGAAATGGCGGCGCGCCAGTTTATGCAACACCAACATCATCCTGATTTTATTATCTTTATAAACGACTTCCTGCTAATGGGGGCGAGCCATTACCTGGCGACATTGCCGGGTGGCGGGTTGAATGAACACGCGATGCTGTGCGCCGCCGCGAGCAGTGATTTCTCCTCAAGAATTATCGCCTCGCCTTGTTTGTTTACGGTCGATCATGAGGTTATTGGCCGCCAGTTGGGTGATGCGGTGCTGCGGGTGGTCGCGGAAGAAGAGTCCGTTGACTCCGTTCTGCTGAGTTTCCCGGCGAACCGGTGTTAG
- a CDS encoding sugar porter family MFS transporter, giving the protein MQLDNTLSVSATRHKTRPQVIWICLLAALAGLLFGLDIGVISGALPLIAKEYHLLDRQQEWIVSSMMVGAAAATLCSGFLAYRFGRKYALLIAAASFCLGAIICTCAASADMLIIGRLILGVGLGVASYATPLYLSEITPKNIRGAMISAYQLMIALGILIVFLTNTAFSYSGNWRGMLLVVAIPSLIFLFGALFLPRSPRWLMIHGREEDARNVLLRLRNHRDEVENELREIKEQLKVKQQGWHLFKENRNFRRSVGLGITLQIMQQFSGVNVMMYYAPRIFHEIGFASTADQMWGTVIVGFVMTIATFIAVGFVDRWGRKPMLYTGFITMGIAMAVVGTLLGGEALSVAEKGITVAMLLLFIVGFSMSAGPLIWLLCSEIQPLKGREFGITCSTFTCHIAGMVVSATFLSLLNSLGSAHTFYLYALLNIVALIIIFRFVPETKNISLEQIEKNLMAGTPLRNIGR; this is encoded by the coding sequence ATGCAACTAGATAACACCCTTTCAGTCTCAGCAACACGTCACAAAACCCGGCCGCAGGTTATCTGGATATGCCTGCTTGCGGCGCTGGCAGGCCTCCTGTTCGGCCTGGATATCGGCGTCATTTCCGGCGCGCTGCCGCTTATCGCTAAAGAGTACCATTTACTCGATCGGCAACAGGAGTGGATCGTCAGTTCGATGATGGTCGGCGCAGCGGCAGCGACGCTATGTAGCGGTTTTCTGGCCTATCGCTTCGGCCGCAAATATGCGCTGTTGATTGCCGCCGCCTCTTTCTGCCTTGGCGCGATTATCTGCACCTGCGCAGCGAGTGCCGATATGCTGATTATCGGCCGCTTGATCCTCGGGGTGGGGCTTGGCGTCGCCTCCTATGCAACGCCTCTCTATCTTTCTGAAATAACGCCGAAAAATATTCGTGGGGCCATGATTTCCGCCTACCAGCTGATGATCGCTCTCGGTATTCTTATCGTCTTTCTGACCAATACCGCATTCAGCTACAGCGGCAACTGGCGCGGGATGTTACTGGTGGTCGCGATCCCTTCGTTAATCTTTCTGTTTGGCGCGCTGTTTCTTCCCCGCAGCCCCCGCTGGCTTATGATCCATGGGCGGGAGGAAGATGCCCGTAACGTACTGCTGCGCCTGCGTAATCACCGTGATGAAGTAGAAAACGAATTACGAGAAATTAAAGAGCAGCTCAAGGTCAAACAACAGGGTTGGCATTTATTTAAAGAAAACCGCAATTTCCGCCGTAGCGTTGGTCTGGGTATTACCCTGCAGATCATGCAGCAGTTTTCCGGTGTTAACGTCATGATGTACTACGCGCCGCGTATCTTTCATGAAATCGGCTTCGCTTCGACGGCGGATCAAATGTGGGGAACGGTGATCGTCGGTTTTGTCATGACCATTGCAACCTTTATCGCCGTCGGTTTCGTCGATCGCTGGGGGCGCAAGCCCATGTTGTATACCGGTTTTATAACAATGGGTATCGCGATGGCAGTAGTCGGTACGTTGTTAGGCGGCGAGGCGCTGTCAGTGGCGGAGAAAGGGATCACCGTCGCCATGCTGCTGCTGTTTATCGTTGGGTTCTCAATGTCAGCCGGTCCGCTTATCTGGCTGCTGTGCTCGGAAATTCAGCCGCTGAAGGGTCGCGAATTCGGCATCACCTGCTCCACATTTACCTGCCATATTGCCGGAATGGTCGTCAGCGCTACCTTCTTATCATTGTTAAATTCATTAGGAAGTGCCCACACCTTTTACCTGTATGCGCTATTAAACATCGTTGCGCTGATTATTATTTTCCGTTTTGTCCCTGAGACGAAAAATATCTCTCTGGAGCAGATTGAAAAAAATCTGATGGCAGGAACGCCGTTGCGTAATATTGGCCGCTAA